The Myxococcota bacterium genome has a segment encoding these proteins:
- a CDS encoding alpha/beta fold hydrolase: MRRISVALAVLAVLAAAGVVAVLWAAEHALYPEWYVHSTPEEGLVDASDRAEWWGTGLHDPRIDYGIPFEDVEFAGPGGSTLRGWWVPGRPLARIGVVTVHGAGGDRRDFLRHLPLLRGAGYPVLMFDCREHGTSDGAARGVSFGVREHEDVSAAVRHAKEVRGLERVVVIGTSQGAASALLAAASDPAIDGVVAINAFTDIPAMVESGGRTYGMTGPLGRAFLRAVGHAVVWRLGASALPTPLEAVQRIAPRPLLLAHGTDDALIDVAHTRALAAAAPGAELWILDGATHSALVDRDPAEWSRRVLGFIARNVGRPLVESEALSDAG, translated from the coding sequence ATGCGCCGCATCTCCGTCGCGCTCGCCGTGCTCGCCGTGCTCGCGGCCGCCGGCGTCGTCGCCGTCCTCTGGGCCGCCGAGCACGCGCTCTACCCCGAGTGGTACGTGCACAGCACGCCCGAGGAGGGCCTCGTCGACGCGAGCGACCGCGCGGAGTGGTGGGGCACGGGCCTGCACGACCCGCGCATCGACTACGGCATCCCGTTCGAGGACGTCGAGTTCGCCGGGCCGGGCGGCTCGACGCTGCGCGGGTGGTGGGTGCCGGGGAGGCCGCTCGCGCGCATCGGCGTCGTCACCGTCCACGGCGCGGGCGGCGACCGCCGCGACTTCCTCCGCCACCTTCCCCTCCTGCGCGGCGCCGGCTATCCGGTCCTGATGTTCGACTGCCGCGAGCACGGCACGAGCGACGGCGCCGCGCGCGGCGTGTCGTTCGGCGTGCGCGAGCACGAGGACGTGTCGGCCGCCGTTCGCCACGCGAAGGAGGTGCGCGGCCTCGAGCGCGTGGTCGTGATCGGGACGTCGCAGGGCGCGGCGAGCGCGCTGCTCGCGGCGGCGAGCGACCCGGCGATCGACGGCGTCGTCGCGATCAACGCGTTCACCGACATCCCGGCGATGGTCGAGTCGGGCGGTCGCACCTACGGCATGACGGGGCCGCTCGGCCGCGCGTTCCTGCGCGCCGTCGGGCACGCCGTCGTCTGGCGGCTCGGCGCGAGCGCGCTGCCGACACCGCTCGAGGCGGTGCAGCGGATCGCGCCGCGCCCGCTGCTGCTCGCGCACGGCACCGACGACGCGCTGATCGACGTCGCGCACACGCGCGCGCTCGCCGCCGCCGCCCCCGGCGCCGAGCTCTGGATCCTCGACGGCGCGACGCACTCCGCGCTCGTCGACCGCGACCCCGCGGAGTGGTCGCGCCGCGTGCTCGGCTTCATCGCGCGCAACGTCGGGCGGCCGCTCGTCGAGAGCGAGGCGCTCTCGGACGCGGGCTGA
- a CDS encoding methyltransferase domain-containing protein, translated as MRSSFWDAMHEDFEDEVFDPVGSDVRGAFRRALRAHAGRARLACDYGCGTGRQLPRLARRFERVVGLDFAPKLLAVARERAKRLPNVELRRADLRRPVAGLRGVELGICVNAWIMPSHEDRARMLRHVRATLAPRAPLLLVVPSLEAALWVNERLVAWNRRSGLRGAALLREGIAPTAAAARDLLHGVIDLDGSRTKHFLRGEALGALDDAGFDVVEEARVEYPWSAYFELPGGRAPRLLRDPLPWDWLFVARRRARRR; from the coding sequence ATGCGCTCGAGCTTCTGGGACGCCATGCACGAGGACTTCGAGGACGAGGTCTTCGACCCGGTCGGCAGCGACGTGCGCGGCGCATTCCGGCGCGCGCTCCGCGCCCATGCGGGACGCGCGCGCCTCGCGTGCGACTACGGCTGCGGCACGGGGCGCCAGCTGCCGCGGCTCGCGCGGCGCTTCGAGCGCGTCGTCGGGCTCGACTTCGCGCCGAAGCTGCTCGCCGTCGCGCGCGAGCGCGCGAAGCGCCTGCCGAACGTCGAGCTGCGGCGCGCCGACCTGCGGCGGCCCGTCGCCGGGCTGCGCGGCGTCGAGCTCGGCATCTGCGTGAACGCGTGGATCATGCCCTCGCACGAGGATCGCGCGCGCATGCTCCGCCACGTGCGCGCGACGCTCGCGCCGCGCGCGCCGCTCCTGCTCGTCGTCCCGTCGCTCGAAGCGGCGCTGTGGGTGAACGAGCGGCTCGTCGCCTGGAACCGCCGCTCCGGGCTGCGCGGCGCCGCCCTGCTGCGGGAGGGCATCGCGCCGACGGCCGCCGCCGCGCGCGACCTGCTGCACGGCGTGATCGACCTCGACGGCTCCCGCACGAAGCACTTCCTGCGCGGCGAGGCGCTCGGCGCGCTCGACGACGCGGGCTTCGACGTCGTCGAGGAGGCGCGCGTCGAGTATCCGTGGAGCGCGTACTTCGAGCTGCCGGGCGGGCGGGCGCCGCGCCTGCTGCGCGACCCCCTCCCCTGGGACTGGCTGTTCGTCGCGCGCCGCCGCGCGCGGCGACGCTAG
- a CDS encoding SDR family oxidoreductase, whose protein sequence is MQAAENVLVTGASSGIGAETARFLARRGLRVFGTSRRERAPSPDADGVEWLALDVTDDASVSRAVAAMRAATGAIDAVVCNAGMSIFGSVEETDVDAARRQLDTNYFGVLRVLRAVLPAMRERGRGRVVLVGSLAGRAPIPFQSHYSSSKAAIDALALALRNEVGPLGIGVTLVEPGDIATPFNDAMDWGDPSSSVYGARIRACEEHIRTSLPKAPPPIVVARAIHRALVARRPRVRHAVGDASWLVPIGRRLLPDGISVELIRRTFGV, encoded by the coding sequence ATGCAGGCAGCGGAGAACGTCCTCGTCACGGGGGCCTCGTCGGGCATCGGCGCGGAGACGGCGCGCTTCCTCGCGCGGCGCGGCCTCCGCGTCTTCGGCACGAGCCGCCGCGAGCGCGCGCCGTCGCCCGACGCCGACGGCGTCGAGTGGCTCGCGCTCGACGTGACGGACGACGCGTCGGTTTCCCGCGCCGTCGCCGCGATGCGCGCCGCGACGGGCGCGATCGACGCGGTCGTCTGCAACGCCGGCATGAGCATCTTCGGGAGCGTCGAGGAGACCGACGTCGACGCCGCGCGCCGCCAGCTCGACACGAACTACTTCGGCGTGCTGCGCGTCCTGCGCGCCGTCCTGCCCGCGATGCGCGAGCGCGGCCGCGGGCGCGTCGTGCTCGTCGGCTCGCTCGCCGGGCGCGCGCCGATCCCGTTCCAGTCGCACTACTCGTCGAGCAAGGCCGCGATCGACGCGCTCGCGCTCGCGCTGCGCAACGAGGTCGGGCCGCTCGGCATCGGCGTCACGCTCGTCGAGCCGGGCGACATCGCGACGCCCTTCAACGACGCGATGGACTGGGGCGACCCATCCTCCTCCGTGTACGGCGCGCGCATCCGCGCCTGCGAGGAGCACATCCGCACGAGCCTGCCGAAGGCGCCGCCGCCGATCGTCGTCGCGCGCGCGATCCACCGCGCGCTCGTCGCGCGGCGCCCGCGCGTCCGCCACGCGGTCGGCGACGCGTCGTGGCTCGTGCCGATCGGACGACGGCTGCTCCCCGACGGCATCAGCGTCGAGCTCATCCGGCGCACGTTCGGCGTCTAG
- a CDS encoding DUF2332 family protein, whose protein sequence is MAAARTGALLEAFHFQAQACRGLGAPLAAALLDRAREDIRDGGPVAALLGDVVDDPLRAALPLRLLAGLHRLVLTDEAHDLAAYCASVGGRFDAAPGSRDADAAGDCMLALVAEKSARLRPQLAVDPQTNEVARSGALFGGFLTVWKRANLPLQLLELGASAGLNLRFDRYRYRLGIFEWGDARSPVFVHPRWVGDFLTPAARDFEIAERAGCDLAPIDVADPEQAVRLCSYVWPDDRDRFDRLRAAIDVARAHPVAIDRDDALDWLADRLADRRPGRATVVFHSVFQQYLSAADRAELEAMLDAAGREARMAMPLAWLRLEQEELVFRLRLRSWDAAGRRDELLAEAHPHGRWVDWKARGLRPMIGEVEDEG, encoded by the coding sequence GTGGCCGCGGCACGCACCGGAGCCCTCCTCGAAGCCTTCCACTTCCAGGCGCAGGCGTGCCGCGGCCTCGGCGCGCCGCTCGCCGCCGCGCTGCTCGATCGCGCGCGCGAGGACATCCGCGACGGCGGCCCGGTCGCCGCGCTCCTGGGCGACGTCGTCGACGATCCGCTGCGCGCCGCACTGCCGCTGCGGCTGCTCGCGGGGCTGCACCGGCTCGTCCTGACCGACGAGGCGCACGACCTCGCGGCCTACTGTGCGAGCGTCGGGGGCCGCTTCGACGCCGCACCCGGCTCGCGCGATGCGGACGCCGCGGGCGACTGCATGCTCGCGCTCGTCGCGGAGAAGTCGGCGCGGCTTCGCCCCCAGCTCGCGGTCGATCCGCAGACCAACGAGGTGGCGCGGTCGGGCGCGCTGTTCGGCGGCTTCCTGACGGTCTGGAAGCGCGCGAACCTCCCGCTGCAGCTGCTCGAGCTCGGGGCGAGCGCCGGCCTCAACCTGCGCTTCGACCGCTATCGCTACCGGCTCGGGATCTTCGAGTGGGGCGACGCGCGCTCGCCCGTCTTCGTGCACCCGCGCTGGGTGGGCGACTTCCTGACACCCGCCGCGCGGGACTTCGAGATCGCCGAGCGCGCGGGTTGCGACCTCGCGCCCATCGACGTCGCAGACCCGGAGCAGGCCGTGCGCCTGTGCTCGTACGTGTGGCCGGACGATCGCGATCGCTTCGATCGTCTGCGCGCGGCCATCGACGTTGCGCGCGCACACCCGGTCGCGATCGACCGCGACGATGCGCTCGACTGGCTCGCCGACCGGCTCGCGGACCGGCGGCCCGGCCGCGCGACCGTCGTGTTCCACTCCGTGTTCCAGCAGTACCTGTCCGCCGCGGATCGCGCCGAGCTCGAGGCGATGCTCGACGCCGCGGGACGCGAGGCGCGCATGGCCATGCCGCTCGCGTGGCTGCGGCTCGAGCAGGAGGAGCTCGTGTTCCGCCTGCGGCTGCGCAGCTGGGATGCCGCCGGGCGGCGCGACGAGCTGCTCGCCGAGGCCCACCCGCACGGGCGCTGGGTCGACTGGAAGGCGCGCGGGCTGCGGCCGATGATCGGCGAGGTCGAGGACGAGGGCTGA
- a CDS encoding fatty acid desaturase, producing MQGVVETSAHSSTQGFDAADIRRRYGNAFRPRPWIYWTDMLASAAVGWAAFAEALAQPLGSAAWGLCLGIAIFAHLRSVLFIHELTHLAPDALPGFEVAWHALVGAPLQVPSLMYVGSHNDHHKRTAFGTVDDPEYAFIASYSRWRIVRFVVSVAFVPLVLPLRWGVLAPLSYLFPPLRRLVVERLSTLGINPQYRRPMPKGSAARRWVRQETALGVVFWLAVGAWAMGWIGLPFWATWVCMTGGILLINQVRTLAAHRYERDGSQCGTVDQVLDSINLRGLPILTALVAPVGLRYHALHHFLPAVPYHALGTLHRKLVRELPQEAPYHRTEAEGVLAAVKHLWSKAPA from the coding sequence ATGCAGGGCGTCGTCGAGACGTCGGCGCATTCGTCGACGCAGGGTTTCGATGCGGCCGACATCCGTCGGCGCTACGGGAACGCGTTCCGTCCCCGACCCTGGATCTACTGGACCGACATGCTCGCCTCGGCGGCGGTCGGGTGGGCGGCCTTCGCGGAGGCGCTCGCCCAGCCGCTCGGCTCGGCGGCCTGGGGCCTCTGCCTCGGCATCGCGATCTTCGCGCATCTGCGCTCCGTCCTGTTCATCCACGAGCTCACACACCTCGCTCCCGATGCGCTCCCGGGCTTCGAGGTCGCGTGGCACGCGCTCGTCGGTGCGCCGCTCCAGGTGCCGAGCCTGATGTACGTGGGCTCGCACAACGACCACCACAAGCGAACGGCGTTCGGAACCGTCGACGACCCCGAGTACGCGTTCATCGCGAGCTACAGCCGCTGGCGCATCGTGCGCTTCGTCGTGAGCGTCGCGTTCGTGCCGCTCGTCCTGCCGCTGCGCTGGGGCGTGCTCGCGCCGCTCTCCTACCTGTTCCCGCCGCTCCGCCGGCTCGTCGTCGAGCGGCTGTCGACGCTCGGCATCAACCCGCAGTACCGCCGCCCGATGCCGAAGGGCTCGGCCGCGCGGCGCTGGGTGCGCCAGGAGACGGCGCTCGGCGTCGTGTTCTGGCTCGCCGTCGGCGCGTGGGCGATGGGCTGGATCGGTCTTCCGTTCTGGGCGACGTGGGTGTGCATGACGGGCGGCATCCTGCTCATCAACCAGGTCCGCACGCTCGCCGCGCATCGCTACGAGCGCGACGGCAGCCAGTGCGGGACGGTCGATCAGGTGCTCGACTCGATCAATCTGCGCGGGCTCCCGATCCTGACGGCGCTCGTCGCGCCCGTCGGGCTCCGCTACCACGCGCTGCACCACTTCCTGCCCGCGGTTCCCTACCACGCGCTCGGCACGCTCCACCGAAAGCTCGTTCGCGAGCTGCCGCAGGAGGCGCCCTACCACCGGACCGAGGCCGAGGGCGTGCTCGCGGCCGTGAAGCACCTCTGGTCGAAGGCGCCGGCCTAG
- a CDS encoding diacylglycerol kinase family protein → MRIGLLNNLRAGRSDKQVWRLLQLIRNYPEVVHVETDHASAVPEALSDLSRQEVDLLVVNGGDGTLAHALTEILEHGVFDGRVPMIAVLRGGRTNTTALDIGAHRDPVRSLETVIQAARQGRLEERIRRRDVLRVESDGEVRCGMFFGGGVIYRGIELVHSSFPQGRARGVFGSTTVIGALVGKLLLGGTDGMVAPDKAQVHLDGELIAPGEFTLFMASTLPQLFARLRPFWGEGPGGVRFTGLASDARHRARTVPGLLFGHPNVHATEDNGYLSRNCKRAELRFDCGFTIDGEQCAPRVGRTLSITAENNVRFVRA, encoded by the coding sequence TTGCGTATCGGCTTGCTCAACAACCTCCGCGCGGGTCGCAGCGACAAGCAGGTCTGGCGCCTCCTCCAGCTGATCCGCAACTACCCGGAGGTCGTGCACGTCGAGACCGACCACGCGAGCGCCGTGCCCGAGGCCCTCTCCGACCTCTCGCGCCAGGAAGTCGACCTGCTCGTCGTCAACGGCGGCGACGGCACCCTCGCCCACGCGCTGACCGAGATCCTCGAGCACGGCGTCTTCGACGGCCGCGTCCCGATGATCGCCGTGCTGCGCGGCGGCCGGACCAACACCACGGCGCTCGACATCGGCGCCCACCGCGACCCGGTCCGCAGCCTCGAGACGGTGATCCAGGCCGCCCGCCAGGGTCGGCTCGAGGAGCGCATCCGGCGCCGCGACGTCCTGCGCGTCGAGTCCGACGGCGAGGTGCGCTGCGGAATGTTCTTCGGCGGCGGCGTCATCTACCGCGGGATCGAGCTCGTGCACTCGTCGTTCCCGCAGGGCCGGGCGCGCGGCGTCTTCGGCTCGACGACGGTGATCGGCGCGCTCGTCGGCAAGCTCCTGCTCGGCGGCACGGACGGCATGGTCGCGCCCGACAAGGCGCAGGTGCACCTCGACGGCGAGCTGATCGCCCCGGGCGAGTTCACGCTCTTCATGGCGTCGACGCTGCCGCAGCTCTTCGCGCGGCTGCGCCCCTTCTGGGGCGAGGGCCCGGGCGGCGTGCGCTTCACGGGCCTCGCGAGCGATGCCCGCCACCGCGCGCGCACGGTGCCCGGACTGCTCTTCGGGCACCCGAACGTCCACGCGACCGAGGACAACGGCTATCTGAGCCGCAACTGCAAGCGCGCCGAGCTGCGCTTCGACTGCGGCTTCACGATCGACGGCGAGCAGTGCGCTCCGCGTGTCGGCCGCACGCTCTCGATCACCGCCGAGAACAACGTCCGCTTCGTCCGGGCCTAG
- a CDS encoding CDP-alcohol phosphatidyltransferase family protein encodes MTPDESHARPRPRETSPASGGSASGLLAVLVDADAARARAFGLTASERLERGLARAGVVHVARDRDGVVPSPSDDRVLLVRADTFYDERLLHALAAAPAGTLLAGDDGRPLAVVAGPDRAAAARDALAGGARAGFATLAPGDLVPAYDERLRKHQPPFALPAVDSNVRGVENEIFAASYKGVTDLVTKWVWPVPARAAVRACVRRGITPNTVTAVSYALAIAVIALWAGGGRGFAPGLALAWIMTFLDTVDGKLARCTLTSSRFGHVLDHGLDLVHPPLWWAAWAWGLAQGEPGFGAQLATVWIVVGGYVVGRLLEGVFLLLFEMEMFTWRPFDGWFRQVIARRNPNLLLLSAGLAFASPQAGLRAIALWTLGSIAIQLVRIAQALALRARGTRIRPWYEEGASVATAAR; translated from the coding sequence ATGACACCCGACGAGTCCCACGCGCGGCCCCGACCGCGAGAGACGTCGCCCGCGAGCGGCGGGAGCGCGAGCGGTCTGCTCGCCGTGCTCGTCGACGCCGACGCCGCGCGCGCGCGCGCGTTCGGCCTCACGGCGAGCGAGCGGCTCGAGCGCGGACTCGCTCGCGCCGGCGTCGTGCACGTCGCGCGCGATCGCGACGGCGTCGTCCCCTCGCCTAGCGACGACCGCGTGCTGCTCGTCCGCGCGGACACGTTCTACGACGAGCGGCTCCTGCACGCGCTCGCCGCGGCGCCGGCCGGCACGCTGCTCGCGGGCGACGACGGGCGCCCGCTCGCCGTCGTCGCCGGGCCCGACCGCGCCGCCGCCGCGCGCGACGCGCTCGCCGGTGGCGCGCGCGCGGGCTTCGCGACGCTCGCCCCGGGCGATCTCGTTCCCGCCTACGACGAACGACTCCGCAAGCACCAGCCGCCCTTCGCGCTGCCCGCCGTCGACTCGAACGTGCGCGGCGTCGAGAACGAGATCTTCGCGGCGTCCTACAAGGGCGTCACCGATCTCGTCACGAAGTGGGTCTGGCCCGTGCCCGCGCGCGCCGCGGTGCGGGCATGCGTGCGACGCGGCATCACCCCCAACACCGTGACGGCGGTGAGCTACGCGCTCGCCATCGCCGTGATCGCGCTGTGGGCGGGCGGCGGACGCGGCTTCGCGCCCGGCCTCGCGCTCGCGTGGATCATGACGTTCCTCGACACCGTCGACGGCAAGCTCGCGCGCTGCACGCTCACGTCGTCGCGCTTCGGGCACGTGCTCGATCACGGGCTCGACCTCGTCCACCCCCCGCTGTGGTGGGCCGCGTGGGCGTGGGGGCTCGCGCAGGGCGAGCCCGGCTTCGGAGCGCAGCTCGCGACCGTGTGGATCGTCGTCGGTGGCTACGTCGTCGGCCGTCTCCTCGAAGGCGTCTTCCTGCTGCTCTTCGAGATGGAGATGTTCACGTGGCGGCCGTTCGACGGGTGGTTCCGGCAGGTGATCGCACGGCGCAACCCGAACCTGCTGCTGCTCTCCGCCGGGCTCGCTTTCGCGTCACCGCAAGCGGGCCTCCGCGCGATCGCGCTGTGGACGCTCGGGAGCATCGCCATCCAGCTCGTCCGCATCGCGCAGGCGCTCGCGCTGCGCGCGCGGGGCACGCGGATCCGTCCGTGGTACGAAGAGGGCGCGAGCGTCGCGACGGCGGCGCGCTGA
- a CDS encoding metallophosphoesterase: protein MFTLAHISDWHATTLEGAPLAALANKRFFGWQSWLRKRRKRHRPEVLRAVFDDVRACAPDHVVVTGDLTNVGLPQEFAEAAAQLRELGDPTWVTVVPGNHDAYVRVPSDVGVDAWAPYLCGDGAAADARAPRASEYPTLRVRDGVAIVGVCTARPTAWLLASGEVGAGQLARLEARLRALGERGLVRVVALHHPPTDEGVSWRRRLRDWRALQHVLARAGAELVVHGHRHRTWLGEIPGRGAPIAVGGTRSASDVGVKDAARAQYHLYRIERDGAQVRIRVEVRGWDRARRCMAPEREHAFASVPAPVPVPLRA, encoded by the coding sequence GTGTTCACCCTGGCGCACATCTCCGACTGGCACGCGACGACGCTCGAGGGCGCACCGCTCGCGGCACTCGCGAACAAGCGCTTCTTCGGGTGGCAGTCGTGGCTTCGCAAGCGGCGCAAGCGTCACCGCCCCGAGGTGCTCCGCGCCGTGTTCGACGACGTGCGCGCGTGCGCGCCCGACCACGTCGTCGTCACCGGCGACCTCACGAACGTCGGTCTTCCCCAGGAGTTCGCGGAGGCCGCCGCGCAGCTGCGCGAGCTCGGCGACCCCACGTGGGTCACGGTCGTGCCCGGCAACCACGACGCGTACGTGCGCGTTCCCTCCGACGTCGGTGTCGACGCGTGGGCGCCGTATCTGTGCGGGGACGGGGCGGCGGCGGACGCGCGCGCGCCGCGCGCGAGCGAGTATCCGACGCTGCGCGTGCGCGACGGCGTCGCGATCGTGGGCGTGTGCACGGCGCGGCCGACGGCGTGGCTCCTCGCGAGCGGCGAAGTCGGCGCGGGCCAGCTCGCGCGGCTCGAGGCGCGCCTGCGCGCGCTCGGCGAGCGCGGGCTCGTGCGCGTCGTCGCATTGCACCATCCGCCGACCGACGAGGGCGTGTCGTGGCGTCGACGCCTGCGCGACTGGCGCGCGCTCCAGCACGTGCTCGCGCGCGCGGGTGCCGAGCTCGTCGTGCACGGTCACCGCCATCGCACGTGGCTGGGCGAGATCCCGGGACGCGGGGCGCCCATCGCCGTCGGCGGCACCCGCTCCGCGTCCGACGTCGGCGTGAAGGACGCCGCGCGCGCGCAGTACCACCTCTACCGGATCGAGCGCGACGGCGCGCAGGTGCGGATTCGCGTCGAGGTCCGCGGCTGGGATCGCGCGCGCCGCTGCATGGCACCCGAGCGCGAGCACGCGTTCGCGTCCGTCCCCGCGCCGGTACCCGTGCCTCTCCGCGCCTAA
- a CDS encoding NTP transferase domain-containing protein yields the protein MTPAADPQPYDAIVLAGRRAGEDPFAESHGAAHRALVPVAGEPMLERVLRTLRAHPRIGAIRVSIDRPELVAAGDAAILRAASSPSESVLQALDARARATAPRPVLLTTADHALLDADILDAFLAGADAAGADVAVGVVREATIRARFPDTRRTYLRFRDGGVSGANLFALRTPAARRAVEFWRRVERDRKQPWKLARAFGLGTLALFALRVLSLEAAFARASRAIGAEAAPVVLPFADAAVDVDTPADLALVERVIGERGRAGARVDAAAPPSRAPR from the coding sequence GTGACACCCGCCGCCGATCCGCAGCCGTACGACGCCATCGTGCTCGCCGGCCGCCGCGCGGGCGAGGATCCGTTCGCCGAGAGTCACGGCGCCGCGCACCGCGCACTCGTGCCCGTCGCGGGCGAGCCGATGCTCGAGCGCGTGCTGCGCACGCTGCGCGCGCACCCGCGCATCGGCGCGATCCGCGTCAGCATCGACCGGCCCGAGCTCGTCGCCGCGGGCGACGCCGCGATCCTGCGCGCCGCGTCGTCGCCGAGCGAGAGCGTGCTGCAGGCGCTCGATGCGCGCGCGCGCGCGACGGCGCCGCGGCCCGTCCTGCTGACGACCGCGGACCACGCGCTGCTCGACGCCGACATCCTCGACGCGTTCCTCGCCGGGGCGGACGCGGCGGGCGCGGACGTGGCGGTCGGCGTCGTCCGCGAGGCGACGATCCGCGCGCGCTTCCCCGACACGCGGCGCACGTACCTGCGCTTCCGCGACGGCGGCGTCTCGGGCGCGAACCTCTTCGCGTTGCGCACGCCCGCGGCGCGGCGTGCCGTCGAGTTCTGGCGCCGCGTCGAGCGCGACCGCAAGCAGCCGTGGAAGCTCGCGCGCGCCTTCGGGCTCGGAACGCTCGCGCTGTTCGCGCTGCGCGTGCTCTCGCTCGAGGCCGCCTTCGCGCGCGCGTCGCGCGCGATCGGCGCCGAGGCCGCGCCCGTCGTGCTGCCGTTCGCCGACGCGGCGGTCGACGTCGACACGCCGGCCGACCTCGCGCTCGTCGAGCGCGTGATCGGCGAGCGCGGGCGCGCGGGCGCGCGCGTCGACGCCGCCGCGCCGCCCTCGCGCGCGCCTCGTTAG